The sequence CCATCGCACCGGGGACCTCATCGCCCGTGCCACGAACGATGTTGATCGCGTGGTCTTCGCCGCCGGAGAAGGGGTATTAACGCTGGTGGATTCGCTGGTGATGGGCTGTGCGGTATTGATTGTCATGTCCACGCAGATCAGCTGGCAGTTGACCCTTCTGGCGCTGCTGCCGATGCCGCTGATGGCATTGGCGATCAATCGCTACGGCGAACAGCTGCACGAGCGCTTCAAACTGGCGCAGGCGGCATTTTCGTCTCTGAACGATCGCACCCAGGAGAGCATGACCAGCATTCGCATGATCAAAGCCTTTGGTCTGGAGGACCGGCAGTCCGCGCTGTTTGCCGCCGATGCGGCAGACACGGGGGCGAAGAACATGCGCGTCGCGCGCATTGACGCCCGTTTTGACCCGACAATCTATGTTGCGATTGGCATGGCCAACCTGCTGGCTATCGGAGGCGGTAGCTGGATGGTGGTACAGGGGACGTTAACCCTGGGACAATTGACCAGTTTTGCGATGTATCTCGGGCTGATGATCTGGCCGATGCTGGCTTTAGCCTGGATGTTCAACATTGTGGAGCGGGGCAGCGCCGCCTACAGCCGCATTCGCGCCATGCTGGCCGAAGCGCCGGTGGTGACTGACGGCAGCGAAGCGGTCCCGGAAGGGCGTGGCGTAATGAAGGTCGACGTCCGTCAATTTGTCTATCCGCAGACGGCGCATCCGGTACTGGAGAACGTCAGCTTTACGCTTCAGCCCGGCCAGATGTTGGGTATTTGTGGTCCGACGGGGGCCGGAAAAAGTACCGTCCTCTCTCTGCTCCAGCGCCACTTTGACGTCACCGAAGGGGATATTCGTTTCCATGATATCCCCCTGAAGAACCTGCTGCTGGATGAGTGGCGTGGCCGCCTGGCGGTGGTCAGCCAGACGCCGTTTTTATTTTCGGACACCGTGGCGAATAACATTGCCCTCGGATGCCCTGCGGCGACGCAGGAGGAGATCGAGCATGTGGCGCGTTTAGCCAGCGTGCATGATGATATTTTGCGTCTGCCGCAGGGGTACGAAACGGAAGTCGGGGAGCGTGGCGTCATGCTGTCCGGCGGGCAGAAACAGCGTATTTCGATTGCCCGTGCGCTGCTGCTGAATGCCGAAATCCTGATCCTGGATGATGCGCTCTCCGCTGTGGATGGCCGTACCGAGCACCAGATCCTGCATAACCTGCGTCAGTGGGGCGACGGTCGCACGGTGATTATCAGCGCTCACCGTTTGTCGGCGCTGACCGAAGCCAGCGAAATTCTGGTATTGCAGCACGGGCACATTGCCCAGCGCGGGCAGCATGAAAATCTTGTTGAGCAACCGGGCTGGTATCGCGATATGTATCGCTATCAACAGCTTGAAGCGGCGCTTGACGATGCCCCCGAACAGAATGAGGAGGCCGCTAATGCGTAAGCTCGGAACGATGTGGCCGACGCTCAAACGTCTGCTGGCCTACGGCTCGCCGTGGCGTAAACCGCTGTCCGTGGCCGTGCTTTTACTCTGGATAGCGGCGATTGCAGAAGTGAGCGGGCCGCTGCTCATCAGTTACTTTATCGACAATATGGTCGCCAAAAGCTACCTGCCCCTGGGGCTGGTGGCGGGTTTAGGCGTCGCTTACGTTGGGTTACAGCTGACGGCAGCAGGGCTGCACTATGCGCAGTCGCTGCTGTTTAACCGCGCAGCCGTCGGTGTCGTTCAGCAGTTGCGTACGGATGTAATGGACGCCGCGCTTCGCCAGCCGCTCAGCGAGTTTGATATTCAGCCGGTCGGGCAGGTTATCTCCCGGGTAACCAACGATACCGAGGTGATCCGCGATCTGTACGTCACCGTGGTGGCGACGGTGCTCCGCAGCGCGGCGCTGATTGGTGCGATGCTGGTGGCAATGTTCAGTCTCGACTGGCGCATGGCGCTGGTGGCGATCACGATCTTCCCGGCGGTGCTGATCGTCATGGTCATCTACCAGCGCTACAGCACGCCAATCGTGCGTCGTGTACGAGCCTATCTGGCCGACATCAACGATGGCTTCAACGAAGTCATCAACGGCATGAGCGTTATCCAGCAGTTCCGCCAGCAGGCGCGCTTT comes from Enterobacter kobei and encodes:
- a CDS encoding SmdA family multidrug ABC transporter permease/ATP-binding protein, which encodes MRLFAQLSWYFRREWQRYLGAVALLIIIAILQLIPPKVVGYVVDGVTEQHYTTARVLMWVGTLVLTAVIVYLLRYVWRVLLFGASYQLAVELREDFYRQLSRQHPEFYLRHRTGDLIARATNDVDRVVFAAGEGVLTLVDSLVMGCAVLIVMSTQISWQLTLLALLPMPLMALAINRYGEQLHERFKLAQAAFSSLNDRTQESMTSIRMIKAFGLEDRQSALFAADAADTGAKNMRVARIDARFDPTIYVAIGMANLLAIGGGSWMVVQGTLTLGQLTSFAMYLGLMIWPMLALAWMFNIVERGSAAYSRIRAMLAEAPVVTDGSEAVPEGRGVMKVDVRQFVYPQTAHPVLENVSFTLQPGQMLGICGPTGAGKSTVLSLLQRHFDVTEGDIRFHDIPLKNLLLDEWRGRLAVVSQTPFLFSDTVANNIALGCPAATQEEIEHVARLASVHDDILRLPQGYETEVGERGVMLSGGQKQRISIARALLLNAEILILDDALSAVDGRTEHQILHNLRQWGDGRTVIISAHRLSALTEASEILVLQHGHIAQRGQHENLVEQPGWYRDMYRYQQLEAALDDAPEQNEEAANA